The following proteins are encoded in a genomic region of Triticum dicoccoides isolate Atlit2015 ecotype Zavitan chromosome 1B, WEW_v2.0, whole genome shotgun sequence:
- the LOC119308366 gene encoding uncharacterized protein LOC119308366 — MDSEQHIELFQEETTQILNQKGIGGTGGEGRNLSVYLVVCCRDWSVSQTKAPLYKVEVALSNSDDPSLPLGAEPAGRVTLHRARNLETDMGGKTFVSLQSGWIVGIGGNPGSTIIFDTKSGRMIRGPNLVARKWSPVVAVVGDRVYALTSTPDYIQEPNFVPWFEVLDISKPDVTETAEGVLSLADTCTWTPLPYPLCFPRRLTRTDFRMPPRITVTSSVVVEPYILISVSRPYNSTYAFDTSSREWHEVEGEQLPFIGAAAPHGGGIFLAPSHKYGPNQSLPHPSLNVWKGWCY, encoded by the exons ATG GACAGTGAACAACATATTGAGTTATTCCAAGAGGAAACAACCCAGATACTCAACCAAAAGGGGATCGGCGGCACTGGGGGTGAGGGCCGGAATCTGTCCGTGTACCTTGTTGTATGCTGTCGGGACTGGTCTGTTTCTCAAACGAAGGCTCCCCTGTACAAGGTGGAAGTTGCCCTCTCCAACTCCGACGACCCTTCTTTGCCGCTGGGAGCGGAGCCTGCTGGCCGGGTAACCCTGCACCGAGCCCGTAATCTGGAAACTGACATGGGCGGCAAGACCTTTGTCTCCTTGCAGTCAGGGTGGATAGTCGGCATCGGGGGCAATCCTGGCAGCACCATCATCTTTGACACCAAGAGTGGGAGAATGATCCGCGGGCCAAACCTGGTGGCCAGGAAGTGGAGCCCTGTGGTGGCTGTCGTCGGGGACAGGGTCTATGCCCTCACATCAACCCCTGACTACATTCAAGAGCCCAATTTTGTGCCCTGGTTCGAGGTCCTCGATATATCCAAGCCGGACGTCacggagacggcggagggggtgctCAGCCTGGCAGACACGTGCACCTGGACACCACTGCCGTACCCGCTCTGCTTCCCTCGCAGGCTCACCCGGACGGACTTCCGTATGCCACCCAGGATAACAGTCACGTCCTCGGTGGTGGTCGAGCCATACATTTTGATATCGGTTAGTCGCCCGTACAACTCCACCTACGCATTTGATACCAGCTCAAGAGAGTGGCATGAGGTCGAGGGCGAGCAACTGCCGTTCATCGGCGCTGCCGCCCCGCACGGCGGCGGCATCTTCCTTGCGCCTTCTCACAAGTACGGCCCCAATCAAAGCTTACCGCATCCGAGTCTCAACGTCTGGAAAGGGTGGTGCTATTGA
- the LOC119308375 gene encoding BTB/POZ and MATH domain-containing protein 1-like, whose amino-acid sequence MSSAIAAAGKPSGSASAIVGTSARGYHTLKIDGYWCTKVTPTGEFLQSSQFSVGGRCWRINYYPNGMDSQTAGYISIYLKLDEIATEDVKAMFTIGFAKVPEKRLPWPWACTPVSVFGGEQMRGYRKFIKREDLEKSEYLKDDSFTIRCEIVVVQDICTKEARAPKFVTVPPPQLNQHLGDLLKTGKGADVVFEVGGESIAAHRCVLASRSSVFNVELFGAMKEGNTASVIRIDDMEAQVFKALLYFAYTDSLLETEKEDEEAMYPHLLVAADMYDMERLKLICEEKLCEHIKIDSVPTILALAEKYHCNGLKKACFDFLSCPARRRAVVSTDGFKHLYKSFPSLVMELISMPSPP is encoded by the coding sequence ATGTCGTCCGCAATCGCCGCCGCCGGCAAGCCATCGGGATCCGCCTCCGCCATCGTCGGCACCTCGGCGAGAGGGTATCATACCCTCAAGATCGACGGTTACTGGTGCACCAAGGTGACCCCCACGGGTGAGTTCCTCCAATCCAGCCAATTCTCCGTCGGCGGCCGTTGCTGGCGCATCAACTATTACCCCAATGGCATGGACTCCCAAACAGCGGGTTATATATCAATTTACCTCAAGCTCGATGAAATTGCAACCGAGGATGTGAAGGCGATGTTCactattggtttcgccaaggtgccTGAGAAGCGACTGCCGTGGCCGTGGGCATGCACACCTGTAAGTGTTTTTGGTGGTGAGCAAATGCGGGGCTATCGGAAGTTCATCAAGAGGGAGGATTTGGAGAAGTCGGAGTATCTCAAGGACGATTCTTTCACAATCAGGTGTGAGATCGTCGTCGTCCAGGACATCTGCACCAAAGAGGCCAGAGCTCCAAAGTTTGTCACTGTGCCCCCACCTCAGCTGAACCAGCACCTCGGTGATCTCCTCAAGACCGGCAAGGGCGCCGACGTTGTGTTTGAGGTAGGCGGTGAGTCGATTGCGGCACACCGTTGCGTGCTTGCGTCCCGGTCGTCAGTCTTCAATGTGGAGCTCTTTGGTGCTATGAAAGAGGGCAACACAGCCAGTGTCATACGCATAGATGACATGGAGGCACAGGTGTTCAAGGCATTGCTCTACTTTGCCTACACTGATTCGTTGCTAGAGACagaaaaagaagatgaagaagccatgtACCCGCATCTGCTCGTTGCGGCCGACATGTATGATATGGAGAGGCTAAAGCTGATTTGTGAGGAAAAATTATGTGAGCACATCAAAATAGACTCTGTTCCGACCATCCTGGCACTTGCTGAGAAGTACCATTGCAATGGGCTGAAGAAGGCATGCTTTGATTTTCTCAGCTGCCCGGCACGTCGGAGGGCAGTCGTGTCCACTGATGGCTTCAAGCATTTGTATAAGAGCTTTCCTTCTCTTGTGATGGAGCTGATTTCCATGCCCTCGCCACCTTAG